One Halanaerobiales bacterium genomic region harbors:
- the lexA gene encoding transcriptional repressor LexA: MEELTDRQKQIFDHIVQEINKKGYPPSVREIGKAVGLKSPASVHSHLKTLEKLNYIRRDPSKPRAIEILYKNNKNQENKLEKDMLYIPMVGKVTAGVPVLAEENIDDYFPVPAGYLKNSKKDFFMLEVRGDSMIDAGIHDGDLVIAQKQNHAENGEIVIGLIEDEATVKTYYKEKDHIKLQPENDSYEPILGKNIKVLGKVVGLYRKF; encoded by the coding sequence TTGTTCAAGAAATTAATAAAAAGGGATATCCACCTTCTGTTCGTGAAATTGGAAAAGCAGTAGGTTTAAAATCACCAGCTTCTGTTCATAGTCATTTAAAAACATTAGAAAAATTAAACTATATAAGAAGAGATCCATCAAAACCAAGAGCTATAGAAATTTTATACAAAAATAATAAAAATCAAGAAAATAAATTAGAAAAAGATATGTTATATATACCTATGGTAGGAAAAGTTACAGCTGGGGTACCGGTTTTAGCAGAAGAAAATATAGATGATTATTTCCCAGTACCAGCAGGTTATTTAAAAAATAGTAAAAAAGATTTTTTTATGTTAGAAGTTAGAGGAGATAGTATGATAGACGCAGGTATTCATGATGGGGATCTTGTAATTGCTCAAAAACAAAATCATGCAGAAAATGGCGAAATTGTGATAGGACTGATTGAAGATGAAGCAACAGTTAAAACATATTATAAAGAAAAAGATCATATTAAACTACAACCAGAGAATGATAGCTATGAACCAATATTAGGTAAAAATATAAAAGTCTTAGGAAAAGTGGTAGGTTTATATCGAAAATTTTAA